In a single window of the Nicotiana tomentosiformis chromosome 10, ASM39032v3, whole genome shotgun sequence genome:
- the LOC138899828 gene encoding uncharacterized protein produces the protein MPAYAKFLKEILTKKRRIEETSVVKLTEHCSAILQNKLLQKCGDPGSFTISFSLGTLNFDKSLYDSGASINLMPLSIYRKLENEHGEIRSAPISLQLEDQKTIIPEGIVEYILVRVDKFVFSVDFIVVNMEENIEIPLILGRPFLATGRAILDIHDRKLMLRVGEEMVTFEMNVETGVKKK, from the coding sequence atgccagcttatgcaaagttcttgaaggaaataCTAACAAAGAAAAGAAGGATAGAAGAAACATCAgtagtcaagctcacagagcattgtagcgcaatcttgcaaaacaaactcctacaaaagtgtggagatccagggagttttactatatctTTCTCGTTAGgtactcttaattttgataagtctttgtatgattctggtgcctcaattaatttaatgcctttgtctatttataggaaactaGAGAATGAGcatggagagataaggtctgcaccaatatctttgcaacTAGAAGACCAAAAAactataatacccgaggggatagtggaatatatcttagttcgggtagataagttcgtattttcagtagattttatagtggtgaatatggaggagaacataGAGATACCCCtaatcttaggaagaccattcttagcaacgggcAGAGCAATTTtagatatacatgatagaaaactcatgcttagagtgggtgaggaaatggtgactttcgagatgaatgtagaaacgggGGTGAAGAAGAAGTAG